DNA from Nitrospirota bacterium:
CAACGATGCCGGAACATCACATCTCCGACACCCAATGCCTCATCAATAATAAGTATGTCCGGATCAACATTTATGGCAGCGGCAAAGGCTAACCTGACATACATACCACTTGAATAGGTCCTGACCGGCTGGTCTATAAACTCCCCTATCTCAGCAAATCTTTCAATTACAGGTAAACGCTGGGCCATCTCTTTACTGGTAAATCCCATTAATGCACCATTCATATAGACATTTTCCCGACCGGTAAATTCAGGGCTGAAACCGGCACCTAACTCAAGCAGGGACGCAACCCGTCCATTCACCGTGACACTGCCGCTGGTTGCCCTCACAACACCAGAGATAATCTTAAGCAGTGTACTCTTTCCGCTCCCGTTCTGACCAATAATACCAACTGTCTGTCCCTTTGCTATTGTAAAGGATATATCATTTAAAGCATGAAACTCATGATGGTATTTTCTCCCCTTGAGACTGATGAGTTCACGGACGCGGTCCCTGGGAGACTTGTATAACCGATAGATTTTAGTGAGGTTATTGACTTCGATTGCGGTCATAGTACGTCAGCAAAGTTGGGTTTTAATTTCCTGAAGGTAAAGGCGCCTGCTATAAGAATTACAATTCCAGCTACTAAGAGGTACATAAGACCAGTTATATCAACGCTTGTTTTTCCTAAAAGTGCTGTTCGGAATCCTTCTATTATATGAAGCATGGGGTTCAGCCTGAAAAACCTGAGCAGACTGCCTGGTATTTGTTGCTGAGGATATATAACCGGTGTGAGATAAAACCATATGTTTACTATTACGCCTATGATATGCCCGATATCCCGCAGATATACAGTAAGCGATGACAACAACCACGATATCCCTAATGAGAATACTATAAGTAGTAATAAATAAGGCATCATTAAATATATCTTTGGCGAAATTCCTTGACCACTTGCGACAAGAAATACAACAAGAATAGCAATTGCAAGAATGTGGTTAATTAAGGCCGCTGCAATGTTTACAATCGGCAGAATCTCTGAAGGAAATACCATCTTTTTAACAAGGTTTCCCTGATCTATCACGGCCTTAGGGGCGCGTGTAATTATATCTGCAAAAAACATCCATGGGAGAAGCCCTCCAATCAGCCAGAATACAAATTTGGTTTCACCATATTCAGGTCCCAACCTCATTTTTAACACCACTCCAAATACAAAATAATAGAGCATAATCTGTGTGAGGGGATGGATAACAGACCAGAAAATCCCTAACATGGACCCCACATAACGCTGCCGCAAATCTCTGATGACCATACTCCTTATCATATAACTGTTCTTGTAGAGTTGGCGTCCAAAAAATATCAGCATTTTAAAATATTTCATAATCATTAATAGTTCCAGGATTGAAAAGTACCCAAGCTACTTTTGATTGTCCAAAAGTTCTTTGAATAGATCTTTGTCTTCCACAAAATCACGGCCATTGTAGCGCCATATCATACCATATCTTAAAAGTACTTCGCGTACGTTGGTTTCTTGTTGCTGCGGGGTAAGATAATGGAGTTTGGCAACAGAATAAAGATCATGAATACCCTTCAGATACCAATATGCAGGAAGTTCAGAGTAAATGAGGCGGTTAGGATTGTCCAAATAGTATTGGCCTTCTATACGATAACGGGCTTTATAACTATTCCATTTCCTGACAGTCGTTGTAGAGCCAATTAGTAGAAACAATGTTATAATTAAAATAAAAGAAATACATAACATCCTTATTCTTAATTTAAAGAAAAGATAACCTCCTGACAGAAGCAAAATCGAATTCAAATAGAATGCTACTCTATACCATGTTCCATGTTTATTATAGCTGCCCAACATTGCATAAGCGGTAGGGAAAATAGACACTAACGCCGTTATAACAAGTAATAATAAAAATAGAACGATATACCATTTGACCATCCGAGTTACAATGAGAATAGAACCACAAACCACAATAAAAATGCAAACCAAATATCCTCCCCAATTACCAGTCAGAATAAATGGAATTTTTGAAATCCATCTAAGGGTATCATGTAAACTTGGGAAAGGCATTGCATATTGAAGATTAGTACCAAATATAGATGTTCTCCAAATGAAATAAATACATCCTATCACAACAATCCCTACTGCAGATCGATATTTCT
Protein-coding regions in this window:
- a CDS encoding ABC transporter permease; amino-acid sequence: MLIFFGRQLYKNSYMIRSMVIRDLRQRYVGSMLGIFWSVIHPLTQIMLYYFVFGVVLKMRLGPEYGETKFVFWLIGGLLPWMFFADIITRAPKAVIDQGNLVKKMVFPSEILPIVNIAAALINHILAIAILVVFLVASGQGISPKIYLMMPYLLLLIVFSLGISWLLSSLTVYLRDIGHIIGVIVNIWFYLTPVIYPQQQIPGSLLRFFRLNPMLHIIEGFRTALLGKTSVDITGLMYLLVAGIVILIAGAFTFRKLKPNFADVL